A genomic window from Sandaracinaceae bacterium includes:
- a CDS encoding peptidylprolyl isomerase, with amino-acid sequence MRLWLVSLLLLSACGSGVIRAPEGQSSRPSAPEADEPERIRVRRLLVAWSGAEGAAATVERDREAARERAEMLVGMARDSSQSFRELVAQYGDTPPDRDDRNTIRLIERGETDLNTSGENALFRLDVGQVTRPLETPMGWVIFVRETDPSEVERGPTEVGARHILVSYVGASRASAEVQRTQEEAAELAGRISASAQGDPSRWEQLHQEYSDEPNGPPGGDLGVFPRGQMVPAFERAAFRLDVGEVSDPVESEYGYHVIQRTE; translated from the coding sequence ATGCGTCTCTGGCTCGTCTCGCTCCTCCTCCTGTCGGCGTGCGGATCCGGTGTGATCCGGGCGCCCGAAGGTCAGTCGTCTCGCCCCTCCGCGCCCGAGGCGGACGAGCCCGAGCGCATCCGCGTGCGCCGGCTGCTCGTGGCGTGGTCCGGCGCGGAGGGCGCCGCGGCGACCGTCGAGCGAGATCGCGAGGCGGCGCGGGAGCGGGCGGAGATGCTCGTCGGCATGGCGCGCGACTCGAGCCAGAGCTTCCGGGAGCTGGTCGCGCAGTACGGTGACACCCCGCCCGACCGCGATGACCGCAACACGATCCGGTTGATCGAGCGGGGGGAGACCGACCTGAACACGTCAGGCGAGAACGCGCTCTTCCGCCTCGACGTCGGCCAGGTCACCCGCCCACTCGAGACGCCGATGGGCTGGGTGATCTTCGTGCGCGAGACGGACCCGTCCGAGGTGGAGCGAGGCCCGACCGAGGTGGGCGCGCGCCACATCCTGGTCAGCTACGTCGGCGCGTCCCGCGCGAGCGCGGAGGTGCAGCGCACCCAGGAGGAGGCGGCCGAGCTCGCCGGCCGCATCTCCGCCTCGGCCCAGGGCGACCCGAGCCGCTGGGAGCAGCTCCACCAGGAGTACAGCGACGAGCCGAACGGCCCGCCCGGCGGGGATCTCGGCGTCTTCCCGCGCGGACAGATGGTCCCGGCCTTCGAGCGCGCGGCCTTCCGGCTCGACGTGGGTGAGGTCAGCGATCCCGTGGAGAGCGAGTACGGCTACCACGTGATCCAGCGGACCGAGTAG
- a CDS encoding DUF2914 domain-containing protein: MLDRRTLCLVLASLTLLACGEPTDPGPKSRRNDNPIERRMRELAPTPDRGDSEDVSQPRAAAPAPRERVEPETRIEEVVVTREPLAELETSTEEAAAPAAEVPAAEVPAAEVRASSSITLTRVVVARAIEDREPSGAAPIPADAERAYLFVEARNDGDTETSLDVEWIGPDGTVGEAIALRVPVASRWRTWATTSRVHGQPGCWRVVVREGGAELHSARFDVGPASAPAS; encoded by the coding sequence ATGTTGGACCGTCGAACCCTCTGCCTCGTCCTCGCCTCGCTCACGCTCCTCGCCTGCGGCGAGCCGACCGATCCCGGGCCGAAGTCCCGGCGCAACGACAACCCGATCGAGCGGCGCATGCGGGAGCTGGCGCCCACCCCCGATCGCGGCGACTCGGAGGATGTCTCGCAGCCGCGCGCGGCCGCGCCCGCCCCGCGCGAGCGAGTCGAGCCGGAGACGCGGATCGAAGAGGTCGTGGTCACGCGTGAGCCGCTCGCGGAACTGGAGACCTCGACCGAAGAGGCGGCCGCGCCCGCGGCGGAGGTGCCCGCTGCGGAGGTGCCCGCTGCGGAGGTGAGAGCGTCCTCCTCCATCACCCTCACGCGCGTGGTCGTGGCGCGCGCCATCGAAGATCGCGAGCCCAGCGGCGCCGCGCCCATCCCCGCCGACGCCGAGCGCGCCTACCTCTTCGTCGAGGCCCGCAACGACGGCGACACCGAGACCTCGCTCGACGTCGAGTGGATCGGGCCGGATGGCACGGTCGGCGAGGCGATCGCGCTGCGCGTCCCCGTCGCGTCGCGCTGGCGCACCTGGGCGACCACCTCGCGCGTCCACGGTCAGCCGGGGTGCTGGCGCGTGGTCGTGCGTGAGGGCGGCGCGGAGCTGCACTCGGCGCGGTTCGACGTCGGCCCGGCGAGCGCGCCCGCGAGTTGA